From the genome of Bacteroidota bacterium, one region includes:
- the dprA gene encoding DNA-protecting protein DprA, whose translation MPPDILYKIALTLIPNVGNVLAKSLLAYCGSAKAVFNQSKAKLLKVPGIGPQVAESILTFSAFDRAQTELDFIEKHGITPLFFSDTGYPEKLKHIADAPMMVYTLGAMNVQSHRMLGIVGTRKASDEAKEFCTRLIAELKTYNCTIVSGLAYGIDITAHKAAIDNQMPTIAVLAHGLDRLYPATHKNTAKRMLENGGLLTEYTTGTNPDRENFPTRNRIVAGLCDAVVVIETDVKGGSMITAEIAFGYNRDVFAVPTSPSNPNRGCNHLIKTNKAALIESAEDIAQMMGWEASTSNQPAPQVQLLFELSNDEHKVVEVLRNNNGVGMDDIGYAANLTINQTAMVLLELELKNVVKSLPGKMYKLR comes from the coding sequence TTGCCCCCTGATATTCTGTACAAAATTGCCCTTACATTAATACCTAATGTGGGTAATGTTTTGGCCAAAAGCCTGTTGGCTTATTGCGGTAGTGCAAAAGCCGTGTTTAATCAATCCAAAGCAAAATTGCTAAAGGTGCCGGGCATTGGGCCGCAGGTGGCTGAGAGTATTTTAACATTTTCAGCCTTTGACCGAGCCCAAACCGAACTTGATTTTATTGAAAAACACGGCATTACTCCGTTATTCTTTAGCGATACAGGCTATCCTGAAAAACTAAAACACATTGCCGATGCGCCTATGATGGTTTACACATTAGGGGCAATGAACGTGCAATCTCATAGAATGTTGGGTATTGTAGGAACGAGGAAAGCCAGCGATGAGGCCAAAGAGTTTTGTACCCGATTGATTGCCGAATTAAAAACCTATAACTGTACCATTGTTAGCGGGCTTGCTTACGGAATTGACATTACCGCCCACAAAGCCGCTATAGATAATCAAATGCCTACCATTGCAGTGCTTGCGCACGGTTTGGATAGGTTGTACCCCGCTACGCATAAAAACACAGCAAAGCGGATGCTTGAGAACGGAGGATTACTTACAGAATATACTACAGGGACTAACCCCGACAGAGAAAATTTCCCGACCCGAAACCGTATTGTAGCCGGATTGTGCGATGCCGTGGTAGTGATAGAAACAGACGTGAAAGGAGGGTCGATGATTACGGCTGAAATTGCCTTTGGCTATAACCGTGATGTGTTTGCAGTGCCTACATCGCCTTCAAACCCTAATAGGGGGTGTAATCATTTAATTAAAACCAACAAGGCGGCATTGATTGAAAGTGCCGAAGATATTGCCCAGATGATGGGGTGGGAGGCAAGTACTTCCAATCAACCGGCACCACAAGTGCAGCTGTTGTTTGAACTGTCAAACGACGAACATAAAGTAGTTGAAGTGTTAAGGAACAATAACGGGGTAGGGATGGATGATATTGGCTATGCTGCCAACCTCACAATAAACCAAACCGCAATGGTATTGCTGGAACTGGAATTGAAAAACGTGGTGAAGAGTTTGCCAGGAAAAATGTACAAGCTTCGCTAA
- a CDS encoding GNAT family N-acetyltransferase, whose amino-acid sequence MKDLGNGYFLSEDKSLLQHTVIHEFLSKHSYWAKNIPMQVVEKSILGADCVGVYHEGKQVGFARFITDYATFAYLADVFVLPAHRGKGLSKAMVAHFISNEYASGLRNIMLGTQDAHTLYEQFGFTIVKDPKRYMSIFRMNIYEKG is encoded by the coding sequence ATGAAGGACTTAGGGAACGGCTACTTTCTTTCAGAAGATAAAAGCCTTTTGCAACATACCGTAATACATGAATTTTTAAGCAAACACTCGTATTGGGCCAAAAACATACCGATGCAGGTAGTAGAAAAATCAATACTTGGTGCTGATTGCGTGGGTGTTTACCACGAAGGCAAGCAAGTAGGGTTTGCGCGGTTTATTACCGATTACGCCACCTTTGCTTACTTGGCCGATGTTTTTGTATTGCCTGCCCACAGGGGCAAAGGCTTATCAAAAGCTATGGTAGCTCACTTTATTTCAAACGAGTATGCAAGCGGTTTGCGCAACATTATGCTGGGTACTCAAGATGCCCATACCCTGTACGAACAGTTTGGGTTTACCATCGTAAAAGACCCCAAAAGGTATATGTCTATTTTTCGTATGAATATTTACGAAAAAGGATAA
- a CDS encoding porin family protein, giving the protein MPINCTAANTRCYGGSMSFSGLFSHYRSKQLQLLLLLLLTQASVLAQRSSGAEGLELVLGVGGTYFSGDLGADGPTSIDGNTSGAAFQGGLRYHITNRVAVRGTFAYAQVKGFDSLSSSQYRKQRNLDFKSNVFGFAATLEYSLLNWNFRNGRTAQKKYITKKQNLYVFAGVSIMTFRPYGSLYGQWYSLPELSTAGQGLPGGPSEYKLNTLAIPIGAGYKYLLGRGISLGAELVFNKTFTDDMDDVSASYYNNTSLRQLKGDIAAEIADKNRFPGGIKRPGGEPRGNPSSTDNYSVLYITLNIKLKGSKRGDACYAF; this is encoded by the coding sequence ATGCCAATAAACTGTACTGCTGCAAACACCCGTTGCTATGGTGGTTCAATGTCTTTTTCCGGCCTGTTTTCACATTATCGTAGTAAGCAACTACAACTGCTGCTATTACTGCTCCTTACCCAAGCCTCTGTCTTGGCTCAGCGAAGCAGCGGGGCAGAGGGCTTAGAGCTGGTGTTAGGTGTGGGCGGCACCTATTTCTCAGGCGACTTGGGTGCCGATGGCCCTACCAGTATTGATGGTAATACATCAGGCGCAGCTTTTCAGGGAGGGCTAAGGTATCATATAACAAACAGGGTGGCTGTTAGAGGAACGTTTGCCTATGCACAGGTAAAAGGATTCGATTCATTATCATCAAGCCAGTACCGTAAACAACGCAACCTCGATTTCAAATCAAATGTATTTGGTTTTGCCGCCACGCTGGAATATTCGCTACTTAACTGGAATTTTAGAAACGGACGTACAGCACAAAAGAAATACATTACCAAAAAACAAAATCTATATGTGTTTGCAGGAGTGTCAATAATGACTTTCCGTCCTTATGGCAGTTTATACGGGCAATGGTACTCATTACCTGAACTTTCAACAGCAGGGCAGGGGCTTCCCGGAGGGCCTTCGGAGTATAAATTGAATACGTTAGCCATTCCCATTGGTGCGGGGTATAAATACTTACTGGGGCGAGGCATATCTTTAGGTGCCGAGTTGGTGTTTAATAAAACCTTTACCGATGATATGGACGATGTGAGTGCGTCTTATTATAATAACACATCCCTACGACAACTTAAAGGGGATATTGCAGCTGAGATAGCTGATAAAAACCGTTTTCCGGGCGGGATAAAACGACCGGGCGGAGAGCCACGCGGAAATCCGTCATCAACTGATAATTACTCAGTACTTTATATCACCCTAAATATAAAACTGAAAGGCAGCAAACGCGGGGATGCTTGTTATGCTTTTTAA
- a CDS encoding SRPBCC family protein — protein MKYTNQITINQPIAKVIELFDNADNMQYWMPGFVSYEFIEGVPGQVGSKMKLTFKMGNREMVLTETITVRNLPQEFSGTYEHKGVYNVVKNFFSAVDENTTLYKSESEFQFSTFGMKLLGWLMPGAFKKQSQKYLEQFKAFAEKS, from the coding sequence ATGAAATACACTAACCAAATAACTATAAACCAACCTATTGCAAAAGTTATTGAATTGTTTGACAATGCTGACAATATGCAATATTGGATGCCCGGTTTTGTGAGTTATGAGTTTATTGAAGGGGTGCCCGGCCAAGTAGGTTCTAAAATGAAGCTGACTTTTAAAATGGGCAACCGTGAAATGGTATTGACAGAGACAATTACTGTGCGCAATTTACCGCAAGAGTTTAGCGGAACGTATGAGCACAAAGGGGTTTATAATGTGGTAAAAAACTTTTTTAGTGCGGTGGATGAAAACACCACGTTGTATAAATCCGAATCGGAGTTTCAGTTCTCTACCTTTGGGATGAAACTATTGGGCTGGCTGATGCCGGGCGCTTTTAAAAAGCAATCACAAAAGTATCTTGAACAGTTTAAGGCTTTTGCAGAGAAATCGTAA
- a CDS encoding glycosyltransferase codes for MDLIWLQVILFALGVFTLVQLVYILGFFSRLAGYKAKAVPQPVLPVSVIIVAKNEVENLRNYLPLFFNQNHPEFEIVVVNNVSWDGTEELLKEFALQYPNLHIVTIKEQERYPKGKKFAITLGIKAAKYDTLLLTDADCMPAGADWITQMQQAYGQKTEVVLGYGAYKKTGGLLNYLIRYETFYTALQYLSFALAGKPYMGVGRNLSYKKNTFFRVKGFASHNHIISGDDDLFVNEVATASNAEISIRPSAFTISNPKTKWGDWFKQKRRHMYTGKHYKTGTKTLLTVLNISHILFYASAIVLLSFWFMPMWVGIAYGVRLLAIIPVYYLAMDKLKENNLIWGIILLDIFYFVYYLLVGLRTLFSKQKQWVW; via the coding sequence ATGGATTTGATTTGGCTACAGGTAATTTTATTTGCGCTCGGGGTATTTACTCTTGTCCAGCTTGTATACATTCTAGGCTTCTTTAGTCGCTTGGCCGGCTATAAAGCTAAGGCTGTTCCGCAGCCTGTATTACCCGTTTCAGTAATTATTGTTGCAAAAAACGAAGTTGAAAACCTTCGTAATTACCTGCCGTTATTCTTTAACCAAAACCACCCTGAGTTTGAAATTGTGGTGGTTAACAACGTTTCGTGGGACGGAACCGAGGAATTGTTAAAAGAGTTTGCCTTGCAATATCCCAACCTGCACATTGTTACTATTAAAGAGCAGGAACGCTATCCAAAGGGTAAAAAGTTTGCCATTACTTTGGGTATAAAGGCTGCAAAATACGATACTCTTTTGCTTACCGATGCCGATTGTATGCCCGCTGGTGCTGATTGGATTACCCAAATGCAGCAGGCATACGGACAAAAAACCGAGGTTGTTTTGGGCTACGGAGCCTACAAAAAAACAGGCGGATTACTAAACTACCTTATTCGCTACGAAACTTTTTATACTGCTCTGCAATACCTTTCGTTTGCGTTAGCAGGCAAACCTTATATGGGTGTTGGCCGCAACCTTTCGTACAAAAAGAATACATTTTTTAGGGTAAAGGGATTTGCCAGCCATAATCACATTATATCAGGCGATGATGACCTTTTTGTTAATGAGGTGGCAACTGCGTCTAATGCAGAGATTAGCATTCGCCCTTCAGCGTTTACCATTTCAAACCCAAAAACAAAATGGGGAGATTGGTTCAAGCAGAAACGCCGTCATATGTACACTGGCAAGCATTACAAAACCGGTACAAAGACTCTTTTAACTGTGCTAAACATCAGTCATATATTGTTTTATGCCAGCGCCATTGTATTGCTTTCGTTTTGGTTTATGCCTATGTGGGTAGGTATTGCATACGGGGTACGCTTATTGGCCATTATCCCTGTGTATTATTTAGCAATGGACAAGCTAAAAGAAAACAACCTTATTTGGGGTATTATACTGTTAGATATTTTTTACTTTGTGTATTACCTTTTGGTGGGCTTGCGCACATTATTTTCAAAGCAAAAACAATGGGTTTGGTAA
- a CDS encoding T9SS type A sorting domain-containing protein, which translates to MKNRFIKYIAFLGCMAPLAVSAQQNVITPQTGSVKLIGTVRFEEVEKSFSPSILTITEMPKPGSDFNYRKEVVNRLRLEHKSTKQPIIHKAGIAVNPTVAFTSLGNSPNGTPNDNDIAISNDGKIVSVMNSNMRVFSETGQILKNFTLRILGNIPLAQSSAFDPRVVYDPDADRFIIVFLNDRDADSKTYVCVSKTNDPTGEWYAYALPGANLFQNDTWSDYPIISLTKEDLFITLNMLKNNGGWRDGFIESMIWQVNKNSGYNGDTALKYNKWNGIKYGNRNVWSICPAQGGLSPAGPNAYFLSVRPTDFQNDSIFLHEITNTLNSGTATLSTRLVKASRSYGFPPNAPQPGGQQWLSTNDGRILTAMIQNGIIQFAGNCVDTNYYTAGIFHGYMNVNANTATLNIISADSVDYGYPDIAYAGNGESWDNSAMLTFSKVSKNYNAGTVAMYVNRDFQYSDVIDVKQGTGVINVLTDTLERWGDYTGIQRKYNEPRTFWLAGSLAQSPSHITVLGKITNPDPALSTPEASQSKFDMNIYPNPAIEWFNVEFDLPQSAQLVFNLYDVNGKLVSKLAEVKVKAGTNKFTFNTLPLTNGVYYLNIENGAAIIKNEKVIISR; encoded by the coding sequence ATGAAGAATAGGTTTATTAAATACATAGCCTTTTTGGGTTGTATGGCTCCTTTGGCGGTTAGTGCCCAGCAAAACGTTATTACCCCTCAAACAGGGAGTGTAAAGTTAATTGGTACAGTTAGGTTTGAAGAGGTTGAAAAGAGTTTTAGCCCAAGCATACTTACCATTACCGAGATGCCCAAACCAGGTAGCGATTTTAACTACAGAAAGGAAGTTGTGAACCGCTTGCGTCTTGAGCATAAAAGCACCAAGCAGCCTATTATTCACAAAGCCGGGATTGCTGTAAACCCCACTGTAGCGTTTACTTCACTTGGTAACTCACCCAACGGCACACCCAACGATAACGATATTGCCATTAGCAACGACGGCAAGATTGTGAGCGTGATGAACAGCAATATGCGGGTGTTTAGCGAAACAGGGCAGATACTTAAAAACTTTACCCTGCGTATTTTGGGTAATATTCCCTTAGCACAAAGTTCAGCATTTGACCCACGGGTAGTGTACGACCCTGATGCCGACCGTTTTATTATTGTTTTTTTGAACGATAGGGATGCCGATAGCAAAACATACGTATGCGTTTCAAAAACTAACGACCCTACCGGCGAATGGTATGCCTATGCCTTGCCCGGAGCTAACTTGTTTCAAAACGATACATGGTCTGATTACCCGATTATCAGCCTTACTAAAGAAGATTTGTTCATCACCCTTAATATGCTTAAAAACAACGGAGGGTGGCGCGATGGTTTTATCGAGTCGATGATTTGGCAGGTAAACAAAAATAGCGGTTACAATGGCGACACCGCATTGAAATACAACAAATGGAACGGTATTAAATACGGCAATCGCAATGTGTGGAGTATTTGTCCTGCACAAGGCGGTTTGTCTCCCGCAGGGCCTAATGCCTATTTCTTATCTGTTCGCCCTACCGATTTTCAAAACGATAGCATTTTTCTGCACGAAATAACCAATACCCTTAATTCGGGCACGGCTACCCTAAGCACTCGTTTGGTAAAAGCCAGCAGAAGTTATGGTTTCCCTCCCAATGCGCCTCAACCGGGCGGCCAGCAATGGCTATCTACCAACGACGGCCGTATTCTTACTGCCATGATACAAAACGGTATTATACAATTTGCAGGCAACTGTGTAGACACTAACTACTACACTGCGGGTATTTTTCACGGGTATATGAACGTAAATGCAAACACTGCCACCCTAAACATTATCAGTGCTGATTCAGTAGATTACGGCTATCCCGATATTGCGTATGCAGGTAATGGCGAATCGTGGGACAATAGTGCCATGCTAACCTTCTCAAAAGTGTCTAAAAATTACAATGCAGGTACTGTGGCAATGTATGTAAACAGAGATTTTCAATACTCTGATGTGATTGATGTGAAACAAGGCACAGGTGTAATTAACGTACTTACCGATACTCTTGAACGTTGGGGAGATTATACAGGTATCCAACGCAAATACAACGAGCCGCGTACGTTTTGGTTAGCGGGTAGCCTTGCCCAATCGCCCAGCCATATTACTGTTCTTGGTAAAATTACCAACCCCGACCCTGCGTTATCTACCCCCGAAGCTTCACAGTCAAAATTTGATATGAACATTTACCCCAATCCTGCAATTGAGTGGTTTAATGTAGAATTTGATTTACCTCAGTCGGCCCAATTGGTATTCAACTTATATGACGTTAACGGTAAACTGGTATCAAAATTGGCGGAAGTAAAGGTAAAGGCCGGTACCAACAAGTTCACATTTAATACATTGCCCCTTACAAACGGGGTGTATTATTTGAACATTGAAAACGGTGCTGCCATCATCAAAAATGAGAAAGTTATTATTAGCCGTTAG
- a CDS encoding septal ring lytic transglycosylase RlpA family protein: MMRFLRGAIATALFFISVSAGISQSVTKGFASTYPLAMEGSNTASGELYISTEFTACHSSLPFNTLVKVTNLKNNKSVTVRINDRFNFRNSRVIDVSNAAATEISLFDEITPQVSIEVIGIADAIMMASVKAKQDAAKNPVKIASTPAPTLKKKVPAEKQQPVVASVTTTPAQQPATPEKTAPATASVTPDVAKTQVSSALALAEVKKETPELLSGIKISIPTISVEAISNLATISIKYLSMGFLRR; this comes from the coding sequence ATGATGAGGTTTTTGAGGGGTGCTATAGCTACGGCACTTTTTTTCATTTCGGTATCTGCAGGTATTTCGCAAAGCGTTACTAAAGGCTTTGCCAGCACTTATCCGCTTGCAATGGAAGGCAGCAATACTGCCAGTGGTGAATTGTACATCTCAACAGAATTCACTGCTTGTCACTCATCATTACCCTTTAATACCTTAGTAAAGGTTACCAATCTTAAAAACAACAAATCAGTAACAGTTCGTATCAACGACCGTTTCAACTTCCGTAACTCAAGGGTTATAGATGTTTCTAACGCTGCTGCAACTGAAATCAGTTTGTTTGATGAGATTACCCCACAGGTTTCTATAGAAGTTATCGGTATTGCTGATGCCATTATGATGGCCTCTGTAAAGGCAAAACAAGATGCTGCCAAAAACCCTGTAAAAATAGCTTCAACTCCTGCACCCACACTTAAAAAGAAAGTTCCTGCCGAAAAGCAACAACCTGTTGTAGCATCTGTAACTACTACACCTGCTCAACAACCTGCAACTCCTGAAAAAACTGCTCCTGCAACTGCCAGCGTAACTCCTGATGTTGCTAAAACACAAGTTTCTTCAGCCCTTGCTTTGGCAGAGGTTAAGAAAGAGACTCCTGAGTTGCTTTCAGGAATCAAGATATCAATCCCTACTATTTCAGTAGAAGCCATCAGCAATTTGGCTACCATCTCTATCAAATACCTTTCGATGGGTTTTTTGAGAAGGTAA